A part of Anolis carolinensis isolate JA03-04 unplaced genomic scaffold, rAnoCar3.1.pri scaffold_10, whole genome shotgun sequence genomic DNA contains:
- the LOC103279306 gene encoding uncharacterized protein LOC103279306, whose amino-acid sequence MARFLAVLLLPALFNQAFCLQCNTCHGEYNCIGENVTCENPYASCTTSVRKAYVSFLEFQSVRKGCAQQLYPPESISIKSHLMSLSYQARFCAEDGCNNETYFVSHQPPANHMRCHTCASQGAWCPEIARTQISCSGHQDQCVDLTILGKLGQYSNLKIKGCSSLKRCEDTLSFYSGMRTIHASCCNSPLCNTFSTDFHVLSEAPNGLECYSCVDDDGSGPGCTTQAMSKVQCTGIHNMCLEGVGNSRKAGKDLGLVTFKGCASPAMCQSSLLGLVQELDNTDILCCQGSLCNNRIVNGIVTEARIPADSMDIAEAPECIKPSQAPSGVTAVPDCAYTEEKENDGVVSVHPSAGIHIEEETNVNERENNGKLVTENNTMSHFPHHDDHSITHKDTITENISEGSSQGNAASPSGAPGSDLITGDGSSAATILDKSNPGASTTSSGNHGNVVVLIPVVVSRRNNTTSSSTETTTDNRILARSNTNDEIDYEECEEEVEGMTTGEHFMAAKESNHDGSTSTPRSTIVPVEAHSDAGIFVEGMNRDESAYLPSSNQGGHGAGIFTREGSTHASATDPAGSSNVVHGHNVHAHGRDDGRFTVDETTANHAPGPGDSTVDNHGATSGENFFGGSPPLQPGRVSDTIIPIPFVVSKDNDSFITEGNNVANTNSPVATSGPDRDILVSGAGAGTARPKNKIPCKRPGSQRRQGAKLVSSDATNKRVSEEVFTRDGVTSLFSDTKNPSHSGGGKVNPNSGSLGLLNNLNLFLLSLLMVALLH is encoded by the exons CTTTCTGCCTGCAGTGCAACACATGCCATGGAGAGTACAACTGCATTGGAGAGAATGTGACCTGTGAAAACCCCTACGCCAGCTGTACCACATCTGTACGAAAGGCATACGTCT CCTTTCTGGAATTCCAGTCTGTGAGGAAAGGCTGTGCCCAGCAGCTGTACCCTCCCGAATCCATTTCGATCAAATCGCACCTGATGTCTCTCTCGTATCAGGCACGCTTTTGTGCTGAGGATGGTTGTAACAATGAGACCTACTTTG tTTCTCATCAGCCGCCGGCCAACCATATGCGCTGCCACACATGTGCTTCTCAAGGAGCCTGGTGCCCCGAAATTGCCCGCACTCAGATCAGCTGCTCTGGACATCAAGACCAGTGTGTGGATCTGACTATCCTTGGAAAACTAG GTCAATACTCCAATCTGAAAATAAAGGGTTGCTCCAGTCTCAAACGCTGTGAAGACACTTTGAGCTTCTACTCCGGCATGCGCACCATCCATGCTTCCTGCTGTAATTCACCTCTCTGCAATACCTTCAGCACAG ATTTCCATGTGCTGAGTGAGGCACCAAATGGGCTGGAATGCTACAGCTGTGTGGATGATGATGGCTCTGGACCTGGCTGCACCACTCAAGCCATGTCCAAGGTGCAGTGCACAGGCATCCACAACATGTGTTTGGAGGGTGTCGGCAACAGCCGTAAAG CTGGAAAGGATCTGGGCCTTGTGACATTTAAAGGCTGTGCCTCTCCAGCCATGTGTCAAAGCTCTCTCTTGGGGCTGGTGCAGGAGTTGGACAACACTGACATCCTTTGTTGCCAAGGAAGCCTCTGCAACAATCGTATTGTGAATGGAATAGTGACAGAAGCCAGGATCCCTGCTGATAGTATGGACATTGCAGAAGCTCCTGAGTGTATCAAGCCCAGCCAAGCACCATCTGGAGTCACTGCAGTTCCTGACTGCGCATAcacagaagagaaggaaaatgacGGTGTAGTGAGTGTACATCCCTCTGCTGGGATTCACATTGAGGAAGAAACCAATGTAAATGAAAGAGAGAATAATGGGAAATTAGTAACTGAGAACAACACAATGTCACATTTTCCTCATCATGATGACCACTCAATTACCCACAAAGACACCATCACTGAGAACATTTCTGAAGGATCTTCCCAGGGAAATGCAGCCTCACCTTCAGGTGCTCCAGGGTCAGACCTCATCACAGGAGATGGTTCCTCAGCCGCTACAATCTTGGATAAGAGCAATCCGGGAGCCAGCACCACCTCTTCGGGTAATCATGGCAATGTTGTTGTGCTGATTCCTGTCGTTGTGTCCAGGAGGAACAACACCACTTCCTCCTCCACAGAAACAACCACTGACAACAGGATCTTGGCAAGGTCGAACACTAATGATGAAATTGATTATGAGGAATGTGAGGAAGAAGTGGAGGGCATGACTACTGGGGAGCACTTCATGGCTGCTAAAGAGAGTAACCATGATGGTTCTACCTCCACCCCAAGGAGCACGATTGTCCCTGTTGAAGCTCATTCTGATGCTGGCATTTTTGTTGAAGGGATGAACCGAGATGAGTCTGCATACCTTCCATCttccaatcaaggtggccatggTGCCGGTATCTTCACTAGAGAAGGGTCTACTCATGCTTCTGCCACAGACCCTGCAGGAAGCTCCAATGTCGTTCATGGGCATAATGTCCATGCCCATGGTAGAGATGATGGAAGATTCACTGTTGATGAAACCACTGCCAACCACGCTCCAGGACCTGGGGATTCCACAGTGGACAACCATGGAGCCACCAGTGGTGAAAACTTCTTTGGTGGCAGTCCTCCTCTGCAGCCAGGCCGTGTTTCTGATACCATTATTCCCATACCCTTTGTTGTGTCAAAGGATAATGACTCTTTCATCACCGAAGGCAACAATGTGGCAAATACCAATTCACCCGTTGCCACCAGTGGCCCAGATAGAGACATCCTTGTTTCAGGAGCAGGGGCTGGCACCGCACGTCCCAAGAACAAGATTCCATGCAAACGCCCAGGATCTCAAAGACGACAGGGTGCAAAGTTGGTGTCCTCAGATGCAACTAACAAGCGGGTCTCAGAAGAGGTTTTCACTAGAGATGGTGTTACCTCATTGTTCAGTGACACTAAAAATCCATCACACAGTGGAGGAGGAAAGGTCAATCCTAACAGTGGGTCCTTGGGTCTTCTCAACAACCTTAATCTCTTTTTGCTCTCTCTCCTGATGGTTGCTCTGTTGCACTGA
- the LOC103279307 gene encoding urokinase plasminogen activator surface receptor, whose translation MDFFLISIVLLLTVPHISGLQCYSCDRDTDCTEMEICEEHQEQCSTTIMTVLSRPKISTYILKGCDVSGKPNNSISHLSGNQVVFLTEEYCDTELCNKRSPNVVDVLIARGRQRRTRECYSCTTADKTCSNSSLELMTCARLEEDCVDIISFTTELPAGEQRIKGCGQLSHCQASEPLGFHNQNSFHLIKCCNSSRCNSDMQDYKDAPLPLNGVTCFSCEGNSTHGCSPDAVSKIQCQGPMTQCLEASGIHGISGENSVVKGCASPSWCESPYTAVHKNLGAIHSRCCSGNLCNNWIINGTLKPSPRSQAGHTFQAQQTLLSTALLLSVTFLLCSGSS comes from the exons ATGGATTTTTTCTTGATCAGCATTGTCTTGCTTTTGACAGTGCCTCACA TTTCTGGCCTCCAGTGCTATTCTTGTGACAGAGATACAGACTGCACGGAAATGGAGATCTGTGAAGAGCATCAAGAACAATGCAGCACTACCATCATGACCGTATTATCCC GACCAAAAATCTCCACTTACATCCTGAAGGGCTGTGACGTGAGTGGGAAGCCAAACAATTCCATTTCGCATTTATCTGGCAACCAAGTTGTATTTCTGACTGAGGAATACTGCGACACCGAGCTTTGCAACAAGAGGTCACCAAATG TAGTGGATGTTCTCATAGCTCGAGGTCGTCAGAGAAGGACCAGGGAATGCTATTCTTGTACCACAGCGGATAAGACCTGTTCCAACTCCAGTCTGGAATTAATGACGTGTGCCCGGCTTGAGGAAGACTGTGTGGACATCATATCCTTTACTACAG AGTTACCTGCAGGTGAACAGCGTATCAAGGGCTGTGGTCAGCTCTCCCACTGCCAAGCCTCAGAGCCTCTGGGATTCCACAACCAGAACAGTTTCCACCTTATAAAGTGCTGCAATTCCAGCCGATGCAATAGCGACATGCAAG ACTACAAGGATGCCCCACTGCCCCTGAATGGAGTGACATGCTTCAGTTGCGAGGGGAATTCTACCCACGGTTGCTCCCCGGATGCTGTTTCCAAGATACAATGCCAGGGTCCCATGACCCAGTGCTTAGAAGCATCTGGAATCCATG gCATCTCAGGAGAGAACTCAGTCGTCAAAGGTTGTGCATCCCCGTCTTGGTGTGAGAGTCCTTACACTGCTGTCCACAAGAACTTGGGTGCCATACACAGCCGCTGCTGCTCTGGTAACCTCTGCAACAACTGGATCATTAATGGGACACTGAAGCCATCCCCAAGGAGCCAAGCTGGACATACATTCCAAGCCCAACAGACTTTGCTCTCAACAGCTCTACTACTCTCTGTTACCTTCCTTCTCTGCTCAGGGAGCTCTTGA